The Oryzihumus leptocrescens sequence GGAAGGAGGCCAGCTGCTGCAGCGGCGTCGGCGAGCCGTAGTAGTCCACCAGGAGCTTGGTGAACAGCGCCGGGTTGGCCCGGCCGGTGCGGATGCTGGCGAAGTCCTCCTTGGCGACCTCGATGGCCTTCTCCATCTTCTCCTCGGCCTCGAGCAGGGTTTCGTCAAGCATCAGGACTCCTCATTCGGTGTAACGGCGGTGCGGGCCACGTCGTGCCCGGAAGACAGGCTGGTCAGTCGGCGGTGACGAGCGTGCCGATCTTCTCACCCCGGACGGCTCGCGCCACGTTGCCCTCGCCCTCCATGCCGAAGACGATCATCGGCAGCTTGTTCTCCATGCAGAGGCTGAACGCGGCCGCGTCGACGACGCGCAGGCCCTTGACGAGTGCCTCCTGGTAGGAGACGCGCTCGAGCTTGACCGCGTCGGGGTCGGTGCGGGGGTCGGCGGTGTAGACGCCGTCCACGCCGTTCTTGCTCATCAGCACGGCGTCGCACTTGATCTCGAGGGCGCGCTGGGCCGAGACGGTGTCGGTGGAGAAGAACGGCATGCCGGCGCCGGCGCCGAAGATCACGACGCGGCCCTTCTCGAGGTGGCGGATCGCCCGGCGCGGGATGTAGGGCTCGGCGACCTGCCCCATCGTGATGGCGGTCTGGACCCGCGTCTCGACGCCCTCCTTCTCGAGGAAGTCCTGCAGGGCCAGGCAGTTGAGCACCGTGCCGAGCATGCCCATGTAGTCGGCGCGGGTGCGGTCCATGCCCTTCTGCTGCAGCTCGGTGCCGCGGAAGAAGTTGCCGCCGCCGATGACCACGGCGACCTGGACGCCCTCACGCACGGCCTCGGCGATCTGCTCGGCGATGCCCCGCACCACGTCGGGGTCGAGACCGACCTTGCCGCCGCCGAACACCTCGCCGGAGAGCTTGAGCAGGACCCGCTTGTAGGTCGGGTGCGGGCTGAGGTCGGACACGGGGCCTCCCGGAAATGGTCATGCAGCGGTCGGTCGATCCTGTCACAGCCTGCGGGCGCGCCGCGACGCGGCCCGTCCCACCAGCGGGTATGCCGTGGCCGCACCCGGGCGGCCGCCGCGAGGCAGCGGGGCGGCTCAGGTGCGGGCGGCGGTGGCCGCCTCGAGGCTCTCGTAGCGCTCCACCGCCGAGACCTTGCCGTCCCGGACGCGGAAGACCGTCACGCAGGGCATGGGCTCCTGTGCGCCGGTCCCGGCCGGCCACGAGGCCACCTGCTCGGCGAGGACCCCGTCGTCGAAGGCCTTGAGGGAGACGAGCCTGAGGCGGATGCCGCTGCGCTCCAGCCAGTCGCGCATGAGGTCCTGGCCGGAGCCGGTGCCACGGGGGCCGGTCACGGCCACGTCCGACGTGCACAGGCGCAGCACGGTCGACAGGTCCCTGGCGTTGACGGCGGCGTGCCAGTCCCGCAGGAGGCACGCGGTGTTGGGGTCCACGGCGTCACTCATGGGCGGAAGCAAACACCCGCCCGGGCCCGGCGTCCACACCAGGCGCGCCCGCGCGGCACGCAGAGCGCTCCTCCCCCGGCCCGGGAGGCACCGCGGCCCGGCACCCTCGGTGAGGGGCCGGGCCGCGGTGACCCACCGGCATACCGGCGGGTGGGTGAAGCGCTGCGTCAGCTGCCGACGCGGAAGCGGGCGAAGCCCTTGGCGGTGGCGCCGGCCTCCTCGAGGACCTTGCCGACCGACTTCTTGGCGTCCTTGGCGAACGGCTGCTCGAGCAGGACGTTCTCCTTGAAGAAGCCGTTGACGCGACCCTCGACGATCTTGGGCAGGGCGGCCTCGGGCTTGCCCTCCTCCTTGGCCGTGGCCTCGGCGACGCGACGCTCGTTCTCGACCGTCTCGGCGTCGACCTCGTCGCGGGTCAGCACGGTGGGGCTGAACGCGGCGATGTGCATCGCGACGTCCTTGGCGACCTGCTCCTCGCCACCGTCGGTGGCCACCAGGACGCCGATCTGCGCGGGCAGGTCGGGGCTGGTCTTGTGCAGGTAGGACACCACGGTCGGGCCCTCGAGGCGGGCGAGGCGCTTGACCTCGATCTTCTCGCCGATGGTGGCGTTGGCCTCGTCGAGGAGGGCCTTGACGGTCTTGCCGTCCTCGAGCTCGCTGTCGAGCAGGGTGTCGGCGTCGGTCGCACCGACGCGCACGGCCTGCTGCAGCACCTGGTCGGCCAGGGCGATGAACTTCTCGCCCTTGGCGACGAAGTCGGTCTCGCACAGGACCTCGACCAGGGTGCCCACGCCACCCTCGGCCTTGGCGGTGACCAGGCCGTTGGAGGTGGTGCGGCCCTCACGCTTGGTGACGCCCTTGAGGCCCTTGACGCGCAGGATCTCGGTGGCCTTGGCGCGGTCGCCGTCGGCCTCGTCGAGGGCCTTCTTCACGTCGAGCATGCCGGCGCCGGTCTGCTCGCGCAGCGCCTTGATGTCAGCGGCGGTGTAGTTCGCCATCGTTGTATCGCTCTTTCTGCTCAGATCGGTGGTCGGCCGGGCCGGTGGGACGACTCCCACCGACCCGGCCGTGGCAACCAGGGGTTCAGGCTCAGGCCTTGGCGTCGGTCTCGGCCGGCGCGGCGGTCTCGGCAGCCTCGGCGGTCTCGGCCGGCGCGGTGGCGTCGGCGGCCTCGGCGGCACCGGTGGACTCGGCAGCGCCCTCGGCGTCACCGGAGAGGAGCTCGCGCTCCCACTCGGCCAGCGGCTCGTCGGTGGCGACGGTGCCGTCAGCGGCAGCCTCGCCACCCTTGGCGGCGGAGCGGGCCATGAGGCCGTCGGCCACGGCGTCGGCGACCACGCGGGTCAGCAGCGTGACCGAGCGGATGGCGTCGTCGTTGCCGGGGATCTTGTAGTCGACCTCGTCGGGGTCGCAGTTGGTGTCGAGGATCGCGATGATCGGCAGCTTGAGCTTGCGCGCCTCGGTGACGGCGAGGTGCTCCTTCTTGGTGTCCACGATCCACACGGCCGAGGGGACCTTGGACATGTTGCGGATACCGCCGAGGGTCTTCTCCAGCTTGTCCTTCTCGCGCTTCATGACGAGAAGTTCCTTCTTGGTGCGACCGGAGCCGGCGACGTCGCTGTAGTCGATCTCCTCGAGCTCCTTCAGCCGCGCGAGGCGCTTGCTGACGGTGTTGAAGTTGGTGAGCATGCCACCGAGCCAGCGGTGGTTGACGTACGGCATGCCGACGCGCGTCGCCTGCTCGGCGATCGGCTCCTGGGCCTGCTTCTTGGTGCCGACGAACAGGATGGTGCCGCCGTGGGCGACGGTCTCCTTGACGAAGTCGTAGGCGTTGTTGATGTACGTCAGCGACTGCTGCAGGTCGATGATGTAGATGCCATTGCGCTCCGTCATGATGAAGCGCTTCATCTTCGGGTTCCAGCGACGGGTCTGGTGCCCGAAGTGGACGCCGCTCTCGAGGAGCTGGCGCATGGTGACGACGGCCATGCCGAGGTCTCTCTTTCGTTCGGTGCCGGTTATCCACGGTCGCGACGGGATTGCCGCTCACGTGCCTGGCGCCTCCGACCCACCCCGAACCCGGCCGTGAGGCCGGGACCGCTTGCGAGGTGCGTCCCGGTGCAGGACCGGCGTGTGCCGGGTGCCTGCGGTGGCGGGGAAGCGCGCGAATTCCACGGGCATGGCAAAGGGCCTACCTGTGGTGCGGCCATCGTACGCGGTGCGGGCAGGGATCAGGAAATCGCCAGGAACCGGGAAAACCGCGGGCCCACGGGGGCGAGGCTCGGTAGGTTGGCGGCCCGTGAGCCGAGCCCTGGACGTCGTCGCGCCCCCACGGATGGGCCGCAGCTTCCGCTGGCTGCTCGGCTCGTCGTGGGTGAGCAACATCGGCGACGGGATCGCCCTGGCCGCCGGACCCCTGCTCGTCGCCTCGCAGACCCGCAACGCGGTGCTCGTGGCGCTCGCCGCGCTGCTGCAGCGCCTCCCCTGGCTGGTGTTCGGGCTGTGGGCCGGCGCCATCGCGGACCGGCTCGACCGCCGCGTCGTCGTCATGGTCGCGGACCTGCTGCGGGCCGTCGTGGTCGGGGTGCTCTGCCTGGCGATCGTCACCGGCCGGGTGTCCATCGCCCTGGTGCTCGTGACGATGTTCGTCTACGGCGTCGCGGAGGTCTTCGCGGACACCACGAGCAGCACGCTGCTGCCGATGCTCGTGCCCAAGGACGACCTGGGCATCGGCAACGCCCGGCTCCAGGCCGGCTACCTGACGATGAACCAGCTCGTGGGTCCCCCGGTCGGGGCGTTCCTCTTCGCCGCCGGGATGGCCTGGCCGTTCGTCGTCCAGGCCGTGTGCGTGGCCCTGGGCGTGCTGCTCGTCTCCCGGATCGCGACGCCGCGCGGCGCCGTGCGGGACACCCCGGCCACCCACGTGCGGCGCGACATCGCCGACGGTCTGCGGTGGATCCGGGGCCATGCGCCGGTGCGCACCCTCGCGCTGGTCATCCTCGCGTTCAACGTGACCTGGGGCGCGGCCTGGTCGGTGCTCGTCCTGTACTCCCTGGAGCACCTGCACATGGGCGAGGTGGGCTTCGGCCTGCTTACCACGGCCGCCGCGCTGGGCGGCCTGGTGGGGACCGGCGGATACGGCTGGCTGGAGCGCCGCGTCCCGCTCGCCGCCCTCATGCGCGCGTGCCTGCTGCTCGAGGTCCTGACCCACCTGGCGCTGGCTCTGACCACGACCGGCTGGGTGGCCATCGTGATCATGGTCGTCTTCGGTGCCTACGCCTTCGTCTGGGGCACGCTGTCGCAGGCGGTGCGCCAGCGTGCGGTGCCCCAGGAGTTCCAGGGCCGGGTCGGCAGCGTCTACCTGGTCGGGCTGTTCCTGGGGCTGGTCGTCGGGCAGGGGCTCGGCGGCGTCATCGCCGAGCGGTGGGGCCTGACCGCCCCCTTCTGGTTCGCCTTCGCGGGGTCCGCGGTGACGCTGGCGCTGGTATGGCGGCAGCTGGCCCACATCGCCCACGCCGACGCGGACTCCGACGCCGAGGCGGACGCGGGTGCCGTCGAGGCGTAGGCGGCCTAGCCTGCCGGGCATGGGACATCCGGCAGCCACTCCCCTGATCGAGCGCATGCAGGGCTTCGGGACGACCATCTTCGCGGAGATGAGCGCCCTGGCGACCCGCACCGGCGCGGTGAACCTCGGGCAGGGGTTCCCCGACACCGACGGCCCGCAGGTGATGCTCGAGGCCGCGGTGGACGCCATCCGCTCCGGGCGCAACCAGTACCCGCCGGGCCCCGGCGTGCCGGAGCTGCTGGCGGCGGTCGCCGGGCACCAGCGCCGGTTCTACGGCATACCGGTGGATCCGTCCTCCGAGGTGCTGGTGACCGCCGGGGCGACCGAGGCGATCGCGGCCACGGTCCTGGCCCTGTGCGAGCCGGGCGACGAGGTCGTGACGTTCGAGCCGTACTACGACTCCTACGCCGCGACCATCGCCCTGGCCGGGGCGCAGCGGCGCACCTCGGTGCTGCGCTTCCCGGACTTCGCCGTCGACGAGGCCTCGCTGCGCGCGGCGTTCTCCCCCCGCACCCGGCTGGTGCTGCTCAACACCCCGCACAACCCGACCGGCAAGGTGTTCACCCGGGCCGAGCTGGAGCTCATCGCGGCGCTGGCCCGCGAGCACGACGCGTGGGTGGTGACCGACGAGGTCTACGAGCACCTGGTCTTCGACGGCCTCGAGCACGTGCCGATGGCCACCCTGCCGGGAATGGCCGAGCGCACCCTCACGATCTCGTCGGCGGGCAAGACGTTCTCGGCGACCGGGTGGAAGGTCGGCTGGCTGACCGGGCCGGCCGAGGCGGTGACCGCGGTGCGCACGGTCAAGCAGTTCCTCACGTACGTCGCAAGCGGCCCGTTCCAGCCCGCGGTCGCCACCGCGCTGGACCTGCCCGACGAGGTGTATGCGGGGCTGTCCACCTCGCTGCAGGCCAAGCGCGGCCTGCTCTGCGAGGGCCTCGAAGGCGCCGGCCTGACGGTGGCGCGGCCGTCCGGGACCTACTTCGTGGTAGCCGACGCGGCACCGCTGGGCGTCACCGACGCGGTGGACTTCTGCCGGCGGATGCCCGAGCTGTGCGGCGTGGTCGGCGTGCCGGTGTCGGTGTTCCACGACGACGTCGACGCGGCGCGCACGCTGGTCCGGTTCGCGTTCTGCAAGCGGGACGACGTGCTGCACGAGGCGGTCCGCCGCCTGTCGGGGCTGACCATCCACGCCTGACCCCGATCCGGTCGCCTTCTCCCCCTCATCGAGCTGGACGTTGGTGCCCCTTCAGCGGCGCTGAAGGGACACCAACGTCCAGCTCGATGCGGCGCCTCCTTGCGGACGGGCCGAGCCGGGCCGCGCTGTCCACAAGGGGTATCGCGCTCGTCCCACCGTCCACAGGTCGCCCGGTGGCCGTCCCCGCGGCCGTCGGCCCGGTCCACGGTGGGGCCCATGCGCACCGCGATCGCCCTCGGCCTGCTGCTGCCCACCGCCCTCGGCGCCGTCCTCACCCAGGCCCGTGCGGCCCCGGGCGAGCCCGGGCGCAGCCCGGCCCCGGTCGTGTCGCGACGGGCGGTGGACTCCCCCGTTCGGCCAGTGGCCGCGCCCCCGGCGCCCGTGCCGGAGCCCGGCTCCCGGCCGCTGTCCCGGTGGGGCTGGCCACTGAGCCCACGCCCGGCGGTCCTGCGGGGCTTCACCAGGCCGGAGCACCAGTGGTCGGCGGGCCACCGTGGGGTCGACCTGGCGGCGCAGCCGGGCCAGCCGGTCCTGGCTGCGGCCGACGGCGTGGTGACCTTCGTCGGGACCGTCGCGGGGCGCGGCGTGGTCTCGGTGCGGCACCACGGCGGTTGGCGCACCACCTATGAGCCCCTGAGCCCCGTCGTCACGGTGGGCCGGCCGGTCCGGCGCGGCGACCGCCTGGGCGTCGTGGCCACCACCGCCGGCCACTGCGCGCCCCGCGCGTGCCTGCACTGGGGCGCCCTGCTCGGGGCTGACTACCGTGACCCGCTGACCCTGCTCACCCACCAGCGTCCCGTGCTGCTGCCGCTGCCCTGAGTCAGGGCCGCGTGGGCCACGGCCAGGCCTGGCACCCGCCGAGGGTGATCGTCTGCTGCTGCATCACCAGCGCCGGCGTGCCGCGGCGCGGGCAGGTCTGGTGTCCATGTCCCAGCCCGTGCCCGACCTCGTGGTTGACCTGGTAGATGCGGTAGCGCGCCACGTCGCGGCCGAAGCTGTCGTCGCCGAGCACCCAGCGCCGCAGGTTCAGCACCGCGCGGGTGCCGTTCCAGCAGGACACCTCCGAGCGCGTCTGCAGCGGGGCGCAGAGCCGGTCGGTCAGCTCAGGGCTGGCCAGCGTGACCCGGATGTCCACCGTGGCTCCCGCCGCTGACTGCGCCGGGGTGACGTTGACGAAGCGGACCAGGTCCTTGGTCTGCCAGCCGCGGCGGTCCAGCAGCGCCTTGCGCACGGTTGCGGCCACGGTGCGCGCGTCGACGCCGAGGCCGTCCTCGACCTCGACCGTGTAGCGCACGGTCCGCCCGGTGGCCGCCGAGGCGGGACCAGCCACCGGCACGACCCGGATCCGGCCGGTCCCGTGCCCCGGTGCCCCCGAACGGGTCGAGGTGCAGGACCGCGAGGGCGACCATGACCAGTCCCGCCGCCGCTGACAGCGTCCGACGCAACCGCACCCTGCGGCTGACCCGCCACACGCCGGGCCGGTCGGGGCGCTCCGTGGCTCGGCCCGGCTGTCGGGGATCTCCGGCGGGAGGTCGGGCTCGTACGCCGGCTGGTCGCGCCGGCGCCGGGGAGGACGGGCCCGAGGTCGCGGAGCGGTGGCCCCCGACCCCGCCACGGGACCGGGGGCGGTCGTCTGCGGGCTCACGCACGGGGGTGCGCCTGCTCGTAGGACCGGCGCAGCCGGTCGACCGAGACGTGCGTGTAGATCTGTGTAGTCGCCAGGCTGGCGTGCCCGAGCATCTCCTGGACCGTGCGCAGGTCGGCGCCGCCTTCGAGCAGGTGGGTGGCCGCGCTGTGACGCAGCCCGTGCGGGCCGAGGTCGGGGGCGTCCTGGACGTGGGACAGCAGGGCGTGGACGGCACTGCGCACCTGCCGCGGGTCCGCGCGGCGGCCGCGGCGGCCGAGCAGCAGCGCCGGACCGCTCTCGGGCGTCACCAGCTGCGGGCGGCCACGGTCCAGCCAGTCCTGCAACGCCCGTCGGGCGGGGTCACCGAACGGCACGACGCGCTCCTTGGCTCCCTTGCCCAGCACCCGCACGGTGCCCGCTGCCAGGTCCACGTCGTCGATGTCGAGGCCCACGAGCTCGCCCACCCGGACGGCGCTGGCGTAGAGCAGCTCCAGGGCGGCGCGGTCACGCAGGTGGATCGGGTCGTCGTCGTCGGAGGCCACGGCAGCGACGTCGAGGAGGTCGGTGGCCTCCGTCGGCTTGAGCACGGCGGGCAGGGACCGGGAGCGCTTGGGGGCAGCCAACCGCAGGGAGGGGTCGGTGGCGATCCGACCGGTGCGGGTGGCCCACTGCAGGAACGCTCGGGCCGCCGCTGCCCGGCGCGCGACCGTCGACCGTGCCGCGCCGGACTCGGACAGGTGCGCCAGCCACGACCGCAGGTCGGCCAGCTGCAGGTCCGCCAGCCCGGTGACCCCCCGCTCGGTGGCGAACCCCAGCAGCGAGCGCACGTCGCCGAGGTAGGCGCGCTGGGTGTGCTCCGAGCGGCCCCGCTCCGAGCGCAGGTGCCGCGCGAAGGCCTCGACCGCGTCGTCCGCTGCTGCGGAATCTCCTCCCGGCTCCGGCTCGCTGCTGGACACCTCGCCACCGTGGCAAACGACGCCGGCCCGGGCAAACACCGCCACCGGCGCGCCGCGGACTCGGCCGGGCCGCGACGTCCGGTCCCGAGCTCTCAACCAGGGCGTCATGCCACGACGGCGGACCGCTACGCCACGCCGTGATCCAGACCGGGACGCCGAGGCGGGTGCCTCACGACCGCCGCTGGCGCCAGCCCTCCCCGTGCCGCTCGGCCAGGCCGAGCAGCTCCAGCCGGCCCAGGCCGGCAGCCACCTCGGCCGGGGAGAGGCCGCCGGCGACGGCGAGCCGCTCCACAGGCACGCCGCGGCGCACCGGCAGGCTGGCGTGCACCCGGGCGGTGAGCTCGTCGAGGTCGTCACCGGGCCGGGCCGGCTCGCTGGGGCGTGTGGCGGAGTCGGCGCCGAGGTCCCCGAGCGCGTCGGCGACCTCGGCCGCGTCGGTCACCAGCACGGCGTAGCCGTCGCGCATCGCCTGGTGGCAGCCGGCCGACATCATCGAGGTGACCGGCCCGGGGACCGCTGCCACGACCCGGCCGTGCTCGGCGGCATGGCGGGCGGTGTTGAGCGACCCCGAGCGCAGTCCCGCCTCGACCACCACCGTGCCGACCGTCATCGTCGCGATGAGCCGGTTGCGCTGCAGGAACCGGGACTTCGTCGGCGCCGACGCGGGGGCGACCTCGCTGACCACGAGACCCGACTCGACGATGCGCCCGAGCAGCGTGGCGTGAGCGGCCGGGTAGGGCCGGTCGACGCCACCGGCGAGCACCGCCACGGTGGTGCCTTCGACCGCCAGGACACCGCGGTGGGCTGCCGCATCGATCCCGAACGCCGCCCCGGAGACCACGACGAACCCGCGCTCGGCGAGGCCCGCCGCGAGGTCGGTGGCGACCATCTCGCCATAGGCGGTGGCGCTGCGGGCACCCACGATGGCCGCGCTGCGTCGGCAGCCCGACGCCAGGTCTGCGGGGCCGCGCACCCAGAGGCAGAACGGCGGTGCGGCCAGGTCGTCCAGCCCGGTGGGCCAGTCGGGGTCGCCCGGGCACAGGACCCTTGCGCCGAACCGGGCCCCGACCTCCAGGTCGCGCTCGACGTCCAGCACACCCAGGCGAGGGGCGAACCGCTCCAGCGCCGGGTGGGCCTGCTCACGCACGGCCCGCAGCGCCTCGACCGCGCCGATCCGGGCGACGAGCGACACCGCCACCGCATCGCCGGGCTCGGCCAGCCGGCTCCAGGCCGCCCGGGCGAACCGGTCCTGGTCGAGCAGGCTGCTCGCCGGGGCGTTCATGCCGCCACCGCCGCGTGCGCCCGCAGCGTCAGGGCCAGCCCGACGTCCTGGCGGGTGGGCGAGCCGCCCCCGGCCAGGTCGCGCAGGGTCCAGGCCAGCCGCAGCACCCGGTCGTAGCCGCGCAGGGTCAGCAGGCCACGGTCGATCGCCCGGTCCAGGTCGGAGGTCGCGGCGGCGGGCAGGCGCAGCGCCCCGCGCCGCAGCTCGGAGCCGGGGACGTGGGAGTTCAGCCGCCACGGGGTGCCGGCCAGCCGCTGGGCCTGCAGCGCGCGGGCGGCCGCGACGCGCAGGGCCACTGCCGCCGTGGGCTCGCCGGGCTCGCCTGCCAGGGCGGCCCGGGTCACCGCGCGCACCGGCAGCTGCAGGTCGACCCGGTCGAGGACCGGACCGGCGATCTTGCCGAGGTAGGCCCGGCGCGCCATCGGCGTGCAGGAGCAGTCCGCGCCCTTGCCGAACCCCAGCCCGCACGGGCAGGGGTTGGCGGCCATGACCAGCTGGAACCGCGCCGGGTAGGTCACCACCCCGGAGGCCCGCGCCACGACGACCCGCCCGGCCTCGACCGGCTGGCGCAGCGCCTGGAGCACGTTGGTGCGGAACTCCGGCCCCTCGTCGAGGAACAGGACCCCGTGGTGGGCCTGGCTGATGGCGCCGGGGCGGATGACCCCGCTGCCGCCGCCGATGATCGCGGGCATCGAGGCGCCGTGGTGCGGGGCGACGAACGGTGGCCGGCGCACGAGCGCTCCTTCTCCGGGGAGGACGCCGAGCACCGACTGGATCGCCGTGACCTCCAGCGCCTGGTCGTGCTCCAGCTCCGGCAGCAGGCCGGGGAGGCGCTCGGCCAGCATCGTCTTGCCGGCGCCGGGCGGTCCGACCATGAACACGTGGTGCCCGCCGGCCGCCGCGATCTCCAGCGCCAGGCGGGCCTCGTCCTGCCCGACGACGTCGCGCAGGTCCGGCGGGGGCGCCAGGGCCGGCTCGGCCACGCTCACCACCTCGGGCTCCTCGGGCCGGCCACCCCGGCCGAGGACGACGTAGCGCTGCACCAGCTCGGCGAGGCACCTCACGGGGTGGACCCGGACATCGGGCACCAGGGCCGCCTCGGCGGCGTTGGCGGCCGGGACCACGACCTCGCGCACCCCCGCCCGGGCGGCGGCGAGCACGGCCGGGAGCACGCCCCGCACCGGACGGACGGTGCCGTCGAGGGCCAGCTCCCCGAGGTGCACCACCTCCTCCACGACCCCACCCGGCAGGGCGCCGGCGGCCGCGAGCACCGCGACGGCGATGGGCAGGTCGAAGCCGGAGCCGGCCTTGGGCAGCGAGGCCGGTGACAGGTTGACCGTGACCCGGCGGTGGGGCACCGGCACCCCGGAGTTGGACGCCGCCGCGCGGATCCGGTCCGGGGACTGCTTGCAGGCCGCGTCGGGCAGGCCGCTCACGGCGAACTGCGGCAGCCCCTGCGCGAAGTCGGCCTCCACCTCGACCATGGCACCCTCGATGCCGGACAGGGCGACCGACCGGGTGCGTCCGAGGGTCATGCCCACACCCCCACGAGGTGGTCGACCACGGCCGGGCCGCGCGGCGGGCGCAGCACCCCGATGACGTCGATGCGCACGTCGCGGGCGCCGACCTCGTGGTCGGCCAGCCAGCACGCCGCGAGCCGGCGCAGCCGGGCCGCCTTGCGCCAGGTCACCGCCTCGACGGGGCTGCCGAACGCGGTGCTGCGTCGGGTCTTGACCTCACAGACCACCAGGCAGTCGCCGTCCAGCGCGACGATGTCGATCTCGCCCTGGTCGCAGCGCCAGTTGCGGTCGACCACCTCCAGCCCCGCCTCGGTGAGGTAGCGCGCGGCCAGCCGCTCGCCATACGCACCGACCGCACTGGCGACCCGGTGCGGCATGCCGCCGGTCGCGCTCCCCTGCCCCGTCGCCCCCACGGCAACCACCTCCGGCCACCGATGCTGGCCGCCCCGGCCACCGGGCGACAGGGCCGGTGAGCGGCCTGTGGACGGTGGGACGACCGGCGACCCCCCATGTGGACAACCGGATCAGCCGCGGGCGTCCTCCGGGACCCCGCGCACGGCCAGCAGGTCGGAGCGCCGGAAGGCATAACCCACCATCCACGTCGGCTCGACCCGGCAGTAGACGATGTCCTCGCCCCAGCTCGACGGGGAGCTGCCGTAGTGGGCGGTCAGGTGCGCCTCGACCTCCGCGCGCTCGGGGTGGTCCGGCCCGAGGAACTCCACGTGGCCGTGCGTGA is a genomic window containing:
- the pyrH gene encoding UMP kinase, coding for MSDLSPHPTYKRVLLKLSGEVFGGGKVGLDPDVVRGIAEQIAEAVREGVQVAVVIGGGNFFRGTELQQKGMDRTRADYMGMLGTVLNCLALQDFLEKEGVETRVQTAITMGQVAEPYIPRRAIRHLEKGRVVIFGAGAGMPFFSTDTVSAQRALEIKCDAVLMSKNGVDGVYTADPRTDPDAVKLERVSYQEALVKGLRVVDAAAFSLCMENKLPMIVFGMEGEGNVARAVRGEKIGTLVTAD
- a CDS encoding nuclear transport factor 2 family protein, whose protein sequence is MSDAVDPNTACLLRDWHAAVNARDLSTVLRLCTSDVAVTGPRGTGSGQDLMRDWLERSGIRLRLVSLKAFDDGVLAEQVASWPAGTGAQEPMPCVTVFRVRDGKVSAVERYESLEAATAART
- the tsf gene encoding translation elongation factor Ts; protein product: MANYTAADIKALREQTGAGMLDVKKALDEADGDRAKATEILRVKGLKGVTKREGRTTSNGLVTAKAEGGVGTLVEVLCETDFVAKGEKFIALADQVLQQAVRVGATDADTLLDSELEDGKTVKALLDEANATIGEKIEVKRLARLEGPTVVSYLHKTSPDLPAQIGVLVATDGGEEQVAKDVAMHIAAFSPTVLTRDEVDAETVENERRVAEATAKEEGKPEAALPKIVEGRVNGFFKENVLLEQPFAKDAKKSVGKVLEEAGATAKGFARFRVGS
- the rpsB gene encoding 30S ribosomal protein S2; this translates as MAVVTMRQLLESGVHFGHQTRRWNPKMKRFIMTERNGIYIIDLQQSLTYINNAYDFVKETVAHGGTILFVGTKKQAQEPIAEQATRVGMPYVNHRWLGGMLTNFNTVSKRLARLKELEEIDYSDVAGSGRTKKELLVMKREKDKLEKTLGGIRNMSKVPSAVWIVDTKKEHLAVTEARKLKLPIIAILDTNCDPDEVDYKIPGNDDAIRSVTLLTRVVADAVADGLMARSAAKGGEAAADGTVATDEPLAEWERELLSGDAEGAAESTGAAEAADATAPAETAEAAETAAPAETDAKA
- a CDS encoding MFS transporter: MGRSFRWLLGSSWVSNIGDGIALAAGPLLVASQTRNAVLVALAALLQRLPWLVFGLWAGAIADRLDRRVVVMVADLLRAVVVGVLCLAIVTGRVSIALVLVTMFVYGVAEVFADTTSSTLLPMLVPKDDLGIGNARLQAGYLTMNQLVGPPVGAFLFAAGMAWPFVVQAVCVALGVLLVSRIATPRGAVRDTPATHVRRDIADGLRWIRGHAPVRTLALVILAFNVTWGAAWSVLVLYSLEHLHMGEVGFGLLTTAAALGGLVGTGGYGWLERRVPLAALMRACLLLEVLTHLALALTTTGWVAIVIMVVFGAYAFVWGTLSQAVRQRAVPQEFQGRVGSVYLVGLFLGLVVGQGLGGVIAERWGLTAPFWFAFAGSAVTLALVWRQLAHIAHADADSDAEADAGAVEA
- a CDS encoding pyridoxal phosphate-dependent aminotransferase, translating into MGHPAATPLIERMQGFGTTIFAEMSALATRTGAVNLGQGFPDTDGPQVMLEAAVDAIRSGRNQYPPGPGVPELLAAVAGHQRRFYGIPVDPSSEVLVTAGATEAIAATVLALCEPGDEVVTFEPYYDSYAATIALAGAQRRTSVLRFPDFAVDEASLRAAFSPRTRLVLLNTPHNPTGKVFTRAELELIAALAREHDAWVVTDEVYEHLVFDGLEHVPMATLPGMAERTLTISSAGKTFSATGWKVGWLTGPAEAVTAVRTVKQFLTYVASGPFQPAVATALDLPDEVYAGLSTSLQAKRGLLCEGLEGAGLTVARPSGTYFVVADAAPLGVTDAVDFCRRMPELCGVVGVPVSVFHDDVDAARTLVRFAFCKRDDVLHEAVRRLSGLTIHA
- a CDS encoding M23 family metallopeptidase; its protein translation is MRTAIALGLLLPTALGAVLTQARAAPGEPGRSPAPVVSRRAVDSPVRPVAAPPAPVPEPGSRPLSRWGWPLSPRPAVLRGFTRPEHQWSAGHRGVDLAAQPGQPVLAAADGVVTFVGTVAGRGVVSVRHHGGWRTTYEPLSPVVTVGRPVRRGDRLGVVATTAGHCAPRACLHWGALLGADYRDPLTLLTHQRPVLLPLP
- a CDS encoding DUF3152 domain-containing protein, which encodes MSPQTTAPGPVAGSGATAPRPRARPPRRRRDQPAYEPDLPPEIPDSRAEPRSAPTGPACGGSAAGCGCVGRCQRRRDWSWSPSRSCTSTRSGAPGHGTGRIRVVPVAGPASAATGRTVRYTVEVEDGLGVDARTVAATVRKALLDRRGWQTKDLVRFVNVTPAQSAAGATVDIRVTLASPELTDRLCAPLQTRSEVSCWNGTRAVLNLRRWVLGDDSFGRDVARYRIYQVNHEVGHGLGHGHQTCPRRGTPALVMQQQTITLGGCQAWPWPTRP
- a CDS encoding tyrosine recombinase XerC; the encoded protein is MSSSEPEPGGDSAAADDAVEAFARHLRSERGRSEHTQRAYLGDVRSLLGFATERGVTGLADLQLADLRSWLAHLSESGAARSTVARRAAAARAFLQWATRTGRIATDPSLRLAAPKRSRSLPAVLKPTEATDLLDVAAVASDDDDPIHLRDRAALELLYASAVRVGELVGLDIDDVDLAAGTVRVLGKGAKERVVPFGDPARRALQDWLDRGRPQLVTPESGPALLLGRRGRRADPRQVRSAVHALLSHVQDAPDLGPHGLRHSAATHLLEGGADLRTVQEMLGHASLATTQIYTHVSVDRLRRSYEQAHPRA
- the dprA gene encoding DNA-processing protein DprA — protein: MNAPASSLLDQDRFARAAWSRLAEPGDAVAVSLVARIGAVEALRAVREQAHPALERFAPRLGVLDVERDLEVGARFGARVLCPGDPDWPTGLDDLAAPPFCLWVRGPADLASGCRRSAAIVGARSATAYGEMVATDLAAGLAERGFVVVSGAAFGIDAAAHRGVLAVEGTTVAVLAGGVDRPYPAAHATLLGRIVESGLVVSEVAPASAPTKSRFLQRNRLIATMTVGTVVVEAGLRSGSLNTARHAAEHGRVVAAVPGPVTSMMSAGCHQAMRDGYAVLVTDAAEVADALGDLGADSATRPSEPARPGDDLDELTARVHASLPVRRGVPVERLAVAGGLSPAEVAAGLGRLELLGLAERHGEGWRQRRS